The genomic window TAACTCAAGGCTAACTTGTTAAAAATAAAAAAATTACGGAAAAAATAAAAATTGTTTGACATCTAAACCTTTAAATTGATTTTGGCAATTCCTTATAGATAAGGATGGCTTACAGATGATGTAAGTTATTAGAAATTAAGGTAGCTAAATAAAAAAAAGTAGTAAGCTACTGTAAAGCCAAACCTGCAGAGACAGGTTTTTAGATCTTTTAGGAGGAGAAATGGCTAAAGCAAAATTTGTAAGAAGTAAACCCCATGTAAACATAGGAACAATCGGACATGTTGACCATGGAAAGACGACTCTTACAGCGGCTATTACGCTTTACCTCAGCAAAACAGGTGCAGCCGAATTTC from Candidatus Cloacimonadota bacterium includes these protein-coding regions:
- the tuf gene encoding elongation factor Tu (EF-Tu; promotes GTP-dependent binding of aminoacyl-tRNA to the A-site of ribosomes during protein biosynthesis; when the tRNA anticodon matches the mRNA codon, GTP hydrolysis results; the inactive EF-Tu-GDP leaves the ribosome and release of GDP is promoted by elongation factor Ts; many prokaryotes have two copies of the gene encoding EF-Tu) gives rise to the protein MAKAKFVRSKPHVNIGTIGHVDHGKTTLTAAITLYLSKTGAAEF